A DNA window from Sporosarcina sp. ANT_H38 contains the following coding sequences:
- a CDS encoding cytochrome c biogenesis protein, with protein sequence MVDMMMARLHEVMVVLYAVSLVFYFIDYLNKDTFAHRSAFWILSIVYFLQTFFLVMYIIEWKRFPILTLFEGIYFYAWLLITLSIIMHLFYKVGHAVFFLNVIGFIFMTIHTFAPEQIEQSPIGEALISELLFIHITFAILSYAAFAMSFVFSILYLLVYKVLKKKKWSKQFNRLPSLHQTEMGMKAALYTGIPFLLVSLILGMQWAIVALDEWSFFDMKIIGSFILLVVYGSVLFLKRSGKLNGNDFAWANVFAFLFVIINFFLGSKLSEFHFWL encoded by the coding sequence ATGGTGGATATGATGATGGCAAGACTGCATGAAGTGATGGTCGTACTATATGCAGTTAGCCTAGTTTTTTATTTTATAGATTACTTGAATAAAGATACATTTGCACACCGAAGTGCTTTTTGGATATTAAGCATCGTCTACTTTCTACAAACTTTCTTCCTTGTGATGTATATAATCGAATGGAAGAGGTTCCCGATACTCACACTGTTTGAAGGAATCTATTTTTACGCATGGCTTTTGATTACATTATCCATTATCATGCATCTATTTTACAAAGTTGGTCACGCTGTCTTTTTCTTAAATGTGATTGGGTTTATCTTCATGACGATTCACACATTTGCACCTGAACAAATTGAACAGTCTCCAATAGGCGAGGCACTTATTTCTGAGCTGTTATTCATCCATATTACATTCGCAATTTTGTCCTATGCGGCTTTTGCGATGTCATTTGTTTTTTCGATTCTATATCTTCTCGTCTATAAAGTTTTGAAAAAGAAGAAATGGTCAAAACAATTTAACAGGCTTCCTTCTCTTCATCAAACAGAGATGGGAATGAAGGCAGCTCTTTATACTGGTATCCCGTTTCTGCTCGTCAGTCTAATTCTCGGTATGCAGTGGGCGATTGTTGCACTTGATGAATGGTCATTTTTCGATATGAAGATTATCGGCTCCTTTATTTTACTTGTCGTGTATGGTTCTGTATTATTCTTGAAGCGAAGTGGCAAGCTAAATGGGAATGACTTTGCATGGGCCAACGTATTCGCATTCCTTTTTGTTATCATCAATTTTTTCCTCGGAAGCAAATTATCCGAGTTCCACTTTTGGCTTTAA
- the hemC gene encoding hydroxymethylbilane synthase, whose translation MRKIIVGSRRSKLALTQTNWFIEQMKAAGAPFEFEVKEIVTKGDQILDVMLSKVGGKGLFVKEIEQALFDEEIDFAVHSMKDMPAVLPEGLVIGCIPPREDARDAFISNGHVKFMDLPIGAKVGTSSLRRSSQLLLLRPDLDIQWIRGNIDTRLKKMVDGEYDAILLAAAGMNRMGWSADVTTEYMSVEDCIPAVGQGALAIECRIDDQELLAELAKLTDEKTWKEVEAERTFLTEMDGSCQVPIAGFAQYNGSEVELTGYIASPDATQVFKKTFSSANPVEAGMEVAKTLRAEGASEVIEKVKADMDA comes from the coding sequence ATGAGAAAAATTATCGTAGGTTCTAGAAGAAGTAAACTTGCATTGACACAAACGAACTGGTTTATCGAACAGATGAAAGCTGCCGGGGCTCCGTTTGAATTCGAAGTGAAAGAAATTGTTACGAAAGGCGATCAAATCCTTGATGTTATGTTGTCAAAAGTTGGGGGTAAGGGTCTTTTCGTAAAAGAAATTGAGCAGGCTTTGTTCGATGAAGAAATCGATTTCGCAGTACATAGCATGAAAGACATGCCCGCTGTTCTTCCCGAAGGGCTTGTTATCGGATGTATCCCACCTCGTGAAGATGCACGCGATGCATTCATTTCAAACGGGCATGTGAAATTCATGGACTTACCGATAGGCGCTAAAGTGGGGACGTCTAGTTTACGTCGTAGTTCACAGTTACTACTTCTGCGTCCTGATCTTGATATCCAGTGGATTCGTGGAAATATCGATACACGATTGAAAAAAATGGTTGACGGTGAATACGATGCGATTCTCCTTGCAGCTGCAGGTATGAATCGAATGGGCTGGAGTGCAGATGTCACTACAGAATATATGTCAGTTGAAGATTGTATCCCAGCAGTAGGACAAGGTGCACTTGCGATTGAATGTCGAATTGACGATCAAGAGTTGCTTGCGGAACTTGCAAAATTAACGGATGAAAAAACGTGGAAAGAAGTTGAAGCAGAGCGTACTTTTCTAACTGAAATGGATGGCTCATGTCAAGTTCCAATTGCCGGATTTGCGCAATACAACGGTAGCGAAGTTGAACTGACGGGCTATATTGCTTCTCCTGATGCAACACAGGTATTTAAAAAGACTTTTTCGAGTGCGAATCCCGTTGAAGCGGGTATGGAGGTTGCGAAAACACTGCGTGCCGAAGGGGCTTCAGAAGTGATTGAGAAAGTGAAGGCGGATATGGATGCGTGA
- the hemB gene encoding porphobilinogen synthase: MDTLQFRRNRRLRTSNTLRSMVRETVLRKEDFIYPIFVIDGEDINNPIASMPGVFQKSLDHFATELDEVVSLGIPSIILFGLPAMKDDRGSEAYSDQGIVQKATRFAKERYPELIVIADTCLCQFTDHGHCGVLEGGKVLNDPSLELLARTAVSQAKAGADIIAPSNMMDGFVAAIRQGLDAAGFEDIPIMSYAVKYASAYYGPFRDAAHSSPKSGDRKTYQMDPANRMEAMREAESDVAEGADFLIVKPALSYLDIMRDVKDNFTLPVVAYNVSGEYAMVKAAAQNGWIDEKAIVLETLTSMKRAGADLIMTYHAKDAARWLGEK, from the coding sequence TTGGATACTTTACAATTCAGACGCAACAGACGTTTACGTACATCAAACACACTACGTTCTATGGTAAGAGAAACTGTTTTGAGAAAAGAAGACTTCATCTATCCGATTTTTGTCATTGATGGAGAAGACATCAATAATCCTATCGCTTCTATGCCGGGTGTGTTCCAGAAATCACTCGACCATTTTGCAACTGAACTAGATGAAGTTGTGTCACTTGGAATTCCCTCAATTATATTATTCGGTTTACCAGCAATGAAAGATGATAGGGGATCGGAAGCTTATTCTGATCAAGGGATTGTCCAAAAAGCCACTCGTTTTGCGAAAGAACGCTATCCTGAACTTATCGTCATCGCAGACACTTGCCTATGCCAATTTACAGACCATGGTCATTGTGGTGTCTTAGAAGGTGGCAAAGTCCTAAATGACCCGTCATTAGAACTACTAGCGCGTACTGCGGTAAGTCAAGCGAAAGCGGGAGCAGACATTATTGCACCATCCAATATGATGGACGGTTTTGTAGCTGCTATTCGTCAGGGATTAGATGCGGCTGGATTTGAAGATATTCCGATTATGTCCTATGCGGTGAAATATGCATCTGCTTATTACGGACCTTTCCGTGATGCGGCGCATTCGTCACCAAAATCAGGCGACCGTAAAACGTATCAGATGGATCCTGCAAACCGTATGGAAGCAATGCGTGAAGCTGAATCAGATGTTGCAGAAGGTGCAGACTTCCTAATCGTAAAACCAGCACTTTCGTATCTCGACATCATGCGGGATGTCAAAGACAATTTCACATTGCCAGTAGTCGCATACAATGTGAGCGGTGAATACGCAATGGTTAAGGCAGCAGCACAAAATGGCTGGATTGATGAAAAAGCAATCGTTCTGGAAACGTTGACAAGTATGAAGCGTGCAGGTGCGGATCTTATTATGACGTACCACGCGAAAGATGCTGCGCGCTGGCTGGGGGAGAAATAA
- the hemA gene encoding glutamyl-tRNA reductase: MHTIVIGVNHRTAPVEIREKLSFIETELPQAMQTLQQQKSILENIIISTCNRTEIYAVVDQLHTGRYYVKNFLAEWFDMPLESFSSHLIIMENDGAIEHLMRVSAGIDSMVLGETQILGQVRDSFLEGQSMGTTGTLFNELFKQAVTLAKKAHTETAIGDNAVSVSYAAVELGKKIFGTLDKKHVAILGAGEMGELAVKNLHGSGASKVTVVNRTLSKAEVLADKFGGVAKSMQELQCTLLEADVLISSTGATDFVIDFELMQLVERLRKGRPIFMVDIAVPRDLDPRIGDLPNVFLYDIDDLQGIVEANLAERKRAATEIGLMIEQEIVIFKDWVAQLGVVPVISALRQKAHRIQSETMASIENKMPNLTDREKKVLSKHTKSIVNQLLKDPILQVKEFAMDLKSAEKLELFQQIFGIDEDVVKEKESLAKQAKERLNVSADKHVTPQPDMTF; the protein is encoded by the coding sequence ATGCATACAATCGTAATCGGTGTCAATCACCGGACAGCACCTGTTGAAATAAGAGAGAAATTATCTTTTATTGAAACAGAACTGCCACAGGCGATGCAAACATTGCAACAGCAAAAAAGTATATTAGAAAATATTATTATATCGACATGTAACCGAACTGAAATTTACGCGGTTGTTGATCAGCTACACACAGGTCGCTATTATGTGAAAAATTTCTTGGCTGAATGGTTCGATATGCCCCTTGAGTCATTCTCTTCACATCTTATTATCATGGAAAATGATGGTGCGATTGAGCATCTAATGCGCGTATCAGCAGGCATCGATTCCATGGTTCTTGGTGAGACGCAGATTTTAGGGCAAGTGCGGGACAGTTTCCTTGAAGGCCAATCGATGGGTACAACAGGTACTCTTTTCAATGAGCTATTTAAACAAGCCGTAACGCTTGCGAAAAAAGCGCATACTGAAACGGCAATTGGTGATAACGCTGTCTCTGTTTCCTATGCTGCTGTAGAACTCGGGAAAAAGATCTTTGGCACATTGGATAAAAAGCATGTGGCTATTCTTGGAGCAGGTGAAATGGGTGAACTTGCCGTTAAGAACTTGCACGGAAGTGGTGCGAGCAAAGTGACTGTCGTTAATAGAACACTTTCGAAAGCGGAAGTACTTGCCGATAAATTCGGAGGCGTAGCGAAATCAATGCAAGAACTGCAATGCACACTTCTTGAAGCTGATGTACTGATCAGTTCAACGGGTGCAACCGATTTCGTTATCGACTTTGAACTTATGCAGTTAGTAGAGCGGCTTCGTAAGGGAAGACCGATATTTATGGTTGATATCGCTGTACCGCGTGATTTAGATCCGCGTATCGGTGATTTGCCGAATGTCTTTCTTTACGACATCGATGATTTACAAGGTATTGTTGAAGCGAATCTTGCGGAAAGAAAACGGGCCGCCACAGAAATTGGCCTCATGATTGAGCAGGAAATCGTCATATTCAAGGATTGGGTTGCTCAACTAGGAGTAGTTCCTGTCATTTCTGCACTTCGTCAAAAAGCACATCGTATCCAATCGGAAACGATGGCAAGTATAGAAAACAAAATGCCTAATTTGACGGACCGCGAGAAAAAAGTATTGAGCAAACACACTAAATCGATTGTCAATCAATTATTGAAAGATCCTATTTTACAAGTGAAAGAATTTGCCATGGATTTGAAATCAGCTGAAAAACTGGAGTTGTTCCAGCAAATATTCGGTATTGATGAAGATGTTGTGAAAGAGAAAGAATCGCTTGCGAAACAGGCGAAAGAACGGTTAAACGTCAGTGCAGATAAACATGTGACGCCACAACCGGATATGACATTTTGA
- a CDS encoding uroporphyrinogen-III synthase, producing the protein MRDSQPLLAETVIFTGTPKSTDVFELVKRYGGTPVSLPLIQVAELVEPTDELRLNACPIYDWLIFTSQSAVAAFGAKLIRHGFSSELIPAKIAAVGTRTAEALEKIGFTVDFIPTVFSADTFVKEFNPADTDIRRILFLRGSIAGVTIKEELPFEVDEWTIYTTERAGDSIDSLVDLLQQKQYLTVLFASPSAVDVFAEEVVPRTGWTGFTIGAIGHVTEKALLEAGAAVHVRPDTYTLMDLVEKLAGRKEG; encoded by the coding sequence ATGCGTGATAGTCAACCGCTGTTAGCTGAAACAGTCATCTTTACAGGAACGCCGAAGTCTACTGATGTATTTGAATTGGTGAAGCGCTATGGAGGGACGCCTGTTTCACTGCCACTTATTCAAGTAGCAGAGTTAGTGGAACCGACAGATGAGCTTCGTTTGAATGCTTGTCCAATCTATGATTGGCTTATATTTACGAGTCAAAGTGCAGTAGCTGCTTTTGGAGCCAAGCTCATTCGTCACGGTTTTTCTTCGGAATTAATTCCCGCAAAAATAGCTGCGGTTGGTACTCGAACTGCGGAAGCACTCGAGAAAATCGGTTTTACAGTCGATTTCATTCCAACAGTGTTCAGTGCAGATACATTCGTGAAGGAATTTAACCCTGCTGACACAGATATCCGACGCATTCTTTTTCTACGCGGATCAATTGCAGGCGTCACCATTAAAGAGGAATTGCCTTTTGAAGTGGATGAATGGACAATCTATACGACGGAGCGTGCGGGAGATTCCATCGATTCTCTCGTTGATTTATTGCAACAAAAACAGTATTTGACTGTCCTATTCGCAAGTCCTTCGGCTGTGGACGTTTTTGCTGAAGAAGTGGTCCCGCGAACAGGATGGACAGGTTTTACAATAGGGGCCATCGGACATGTAACAGAAAAAGCGTTGTTAGAAGCTGGTGCGGCCGTTCATGTTAGGCCCGATACATATACACTTATGGATCTCGTTGAGAAATTGGCGGGGCGAAAGGAAGGGTAA